ttgtgtgcTCCCATGATctccaacaaaaattaattattgttttagcaTGTACAACTTTGTACTAATACCaaatgattagaaaaaaaattataattctttgATACAAACTTTTTATTAgatatagattatttaaatataactcTAATTGTGATTGTTGAACCACACATATAATACTTAAGCAATCGTATTTAAAATCTGTACTTTCCACAGTCAAAAAAAGATTTGTACTTTCCTAAATGACCTAATGCTCTAGCATTTAGAAAACACTTACCTCCCATAAATAGCACCGGAGAAGGAGTGTATgcgtaattttattaaataaagcaAAGTCtgtgtaattttattaaattggaGGAGTATAATTTAATAGGACTTTTGACGAAGTGAGTGcaatatttccaaaaaaaaaaaaagaaactaagtTTAGGGTAATTGGTGGAGATAAATGTTAGTTGCATGTACATtttcctaaaaatatatatccatCTAAATTGAGTTAGACAAATTttgcaatttgaatttctgtttttcacaaaaaaagaggctaagtttaGGGGTAGGTAAGAGATTTTGTTTGTGTGAACTATACGTTCTAAGAAAGTTgaagtttgattttttgaaTGGTTTAAATTTAGTATAGTATTAGAGTAAAAAACTTATATTGATTTCTAATAATATGTTAACACATCAATAAGAAGGTACGatttttagataataaaaaaaattgctgacttttttaatataaatttaataatgtaaaagtaAGTCAATCTTAAACTAAAGAAAGTacattttaaatgtattttttcatCTAGATTAATATAACCCACGTTTTATTTTGAGAGCTAATTTAATTATTCACTCTGTTAGCGCAAAGAATTTTGATTGTTGAGTAAACACACTAATTAATATTGAGAATAAAAGATCAGTgagtccccaaaataatgaatgTCGCATTTTCGTGTTTAATTTTGGAAGGCTTTGcactattgatccatgattaaGAGCTACGAATCAATCACTCAtcagcaataacattcatacaAATTTGATTGTGTAGTTGATTCATGCTGCATGCAGGTGAAGAACTACATCATGGATATTCTGAAAAGAAGCTCAGGCATATGGGTATCAGAACTAGAATCAAACCTAGACACACTGTGGGACAACATCGAAGCATCACTCTCGAAATCCTCATCAGTTTCGTACCTTTTCCCGTTACAACAGTTTCTCTTCACGTTCCTCTGCAAAGTCCTTGCCGGTGCAGACCCTGCACGTGACCCTAAAATCGCAGAGTCAGGCTATTCCATGCTTAATAGTTGGCTCGCTCTTCAGCTGCTCCCCACAGTCAGCGTGGGCATCCTTCAACCCCTGGAAGAAATCTTCCTCCACTCCTTTGCCTACCCTTTCTTCCTCGTCGGTGGAAACTACAACAACCTCTACAACTTCATCAAGCAACAAGGTTTCCTACTTTTATTTCTCCTATTAATTTgcccacattttttttaattaatgttgcaTAGTTAGTAATTAATAATGGTTACCAATTAGGTTTTATGGTTGTTCTTTATCTTCCTATCATGATTAATTTGTGATTTtagctgtttttttttctaaaattaattttttaattattataatcatttttttaatctaaaatcacAAAAGAGATTGCTTGGTTGACATCAAatcaagagaaaagaagaatttttttaatttttttttgagtctcacatttttatttttctattttaatttaaatatttttttctctcttctcttctctccaaTCAAATAATCCCACAATTTGATTGAGTGTAAGAATGGactttgaaaacaaaatgatttgaatgatttagcagcaaaaaaaaaagattttattttaaagattcaggatataattaattaaagtgtGTGAAACTATTGTATTTACAATTTtacatcatttaataaaattttataaaatataaaattaagcaATTATAGAAAGTTCTTTTTTGTAAGATAAAATTtaagtgtaatatttttaacattttaatagTATATtctaatgcaatttttttaaaatttaaattattaaaaaataaaaatattatattatataaatatatttttaattggttttaaaattactttttttattaaattatttaaattttttaagagtttattaaattaatttttttaataagaaaataatattattaaatataattattttgttatattatttaatttacttaagatatttttaggtgaatatttttttaaaaaatctgaattttgtctaataatatatttattttagttaaaaaattaaaacttttaatattatttttttactaaatataatttgtttgtttatgttattagatttaattaaaaacgataataattttaatttaacaatttatttatagaagaacattatactacatcaataaaatatttaaacaattacATTTGGCTAAGGAAAACGTGAAGATATGTTAAAACAATTGTTTCTATTGTTATCTTGTCgaaaaatttcacattttttttattttttcgttcattttcgtGTCCATCTTAGTAGGAATGCAAGTTAAAACGGGACGATGCTTTGCAATCCTCTCTCCTTGGATGAGGATCTCCCTAATCTCCTTCATATTCTTGCTACTACCTATTTcttgtaacaaaaaataatgtatattggaattttttttgaaagaggtgtattatgataatttttaagaaagagagtatattttggtaaaaaaaaccaCAATTTTACATGATTTCCTTGAAGTGATAAATGTAGTAGTAGattacatcatcatcatcatgcacccataaacaaatcaaatcatgaagattGGTTAACCAAGAATCCTTGCTTAAACAGGCAAGGACACTATAAACCGGGGCGCAATCGGGTTCGGGTTAACCGAAGAAGAAGCCATCCACAATTTGCTCTTCGTGCTGGGCTTCAACTCCTACGGCGGATTCTCCATTTTTCTCCCCTCTCTGATCGATGCCATAGCCAGCAACTCCGCATTGCAGGAGAAGCTTAAAAAAGAAGCGAGAGAAAAGGGCGGGTCAACGCTGACCTTCGACTCGGTCAAAGAGATGGACCTGATCCAATCCGTGGTCTACGAAACGCTGCGCATGAACCCTCCGGTTCCACTCCAGTACGGTCGAGCCCGAAAGGACTTCCGGTTGAGTTCGCACGACTCGGTCTTCCACGTCAAGAAGGGCGAGTTGCTGTGCGGCTTTCAGAAGCTCGTCATGAGGGACTCCGTTATATTCGACGAACCGGACCGGTTCAAGCCGGACCGGTTCACCCAAGAGAAAGGGGCCCAGTTGTTGAACTACTTGTATTGGTCCAATGGGCCTCAGACCGGGTCGCCCAGTGTGTCCAATAAACAGTGCGCGGGTAAGGACGTTGTCACACTCACCGCGGCTTTGATTGTGGCGTACCTTTTTCGCAGGTATGATTCCATCCAAGGGGATGGCAGTTCCATCACTGCCCTTCAAAAGACCAAGTGAAAGAAGGGTAAATGTGTATTTTCATTGTGGAGCTTGTATTTTATCTAAGGTATATTATTTACTTGAGAATGATGATCTATTTATATAGAAGAGGCAGGTTTATGCAACTCTTTCATAAACTACAATCTTCAATTGTAACTAACAGATGACTGATACATTTTGTAATCGTATGcgcacttcttttttttttttcaacttttcgtACGCACGGGTGATGGTGATTGTTACTAttgatgtaaaagaaaaaatcagtCCATTGTAAATTCAACATTATAAGTGGATAatctgctgggtttgcatataagcaaaatatgaattaaataaatcagTTACTGAAAATGATAACAGGTAATCTATTGCCATCAAAAAATGAGTGGTACTAGATCCAGTCTATAGATATTGATGTCAAGGTATAGTATAATAATGATAACTGGATAATGTTTCTTCATAAACTACAGTGATTTAGAGGATTAAAAGCTTAAGGTTTATTGCTTATTTGATTCCCTATATTTGcacaatttttacattttaatccaTATACCTAAAATTTACTTGTTTTTATTCTTACACGCATACTTTTTTAATCTGTTTTAGTCATTACCGTCCAAAATTATATAGTGACTAAGATAGATTAAAGAAATGTATTGTAGAGATCAAAACGAGCTAAAAATGTATGAGTATGGACTAAAATAATAGTTTCAAAGAACAGGGAGTAAGTGAGGTAACACATACAAGATTATGCAGGTAGGACCAAATGAAGCTTAATTACGTAACCTTTTACTGCATTGACATGAATTGCAAAAATAGAATCAATAGATGACTTTTGTAGGAGATCTTCCCAATAGTATAACTTGTTGCCATTCAATGTTCTGTCAAAATTCAATAGCATACAGTTTTAAAATGTGAACATAATTCAAAGAAACCAGGAATTAGAACACATGAAAGAGGACCAAATGAATCTGATCAATTGGCAACGGAGGCATTGCACAGTTGAACGAATAGGAAAGCTAGCACCATTGCCTTGCATATTGTGGATAAGGGAATTCCATACTTTCCTT
Above is a window of Glycine soja cultivar W05 chromosome 12, ASM419377v2, whole genome shotgun sequence DNA encoding:
- the LOC114379277 gene encoding fatty acid hydroperoxide lyase, chloroplastic, whose translation is MSLPPPSLVTAATPTELPIRQIPGSYGFPLLGPISDRLDYFWFQKPESFFRKRVEKYKSTVFRTNVPPSFPFFVNVNPNVIAVLDVKSFSHLFDMDLVDKKDVLVGDFVPSVAFTGNMRVGVYQDTTEPQHSKVKNYIMDILKRSSGIWVSELESNLDTLWDNIEASLSKSSSVSYLFPLQQFLFTFLCKVLAGADPARDPKIAESGYSMLNSWLALQLLPTVSVGILQPLEEIFLHSFAYPFFLVGGNYNNLYNFIKQQGKDTINRGAIGFGLTEEEAIHNLLFVLGFNSYGGFSIFLPSLIDAIASNSALQEKLKKEAREKGGSTLTFDSVKEMDLIQSVVYETLRMNPPVPLQYGRARKDFRLSSHDSVFHVKKGELLCGFQKLVMRDSVIFDEPDRFKPDRFTQEKGAQLLNYLYWSNGPQTGSPSVSNKQCAGKDVVTLTAALIVAYLFRRYDSIQGDGSSITALQKTK